The nucleotide sequence gcccaggagtttgaggttgcagtgagctatgttgacgccactgcattctagcaaaaaagggagaccctgtctcaaagaacaaaaaacgCAGAGGGGAAGAAGCCCCTGTCTCCAGCTGCGAAGGCGGcttgtgggggctggggggtggcaCCCCAGTGAGACCTGATGGGTGAGGCGCAGCCGGCCCCACGAGCTATGGGAGGACAGTTCCAGGTCCTGGTGCTGGAGAGGCGTCAAAGATCTGGCCCTGCCTCCCCTTGTTCTCAGAGGAAAGGGCCTCCAAGACCATGGGGCTTCCCGCGGGCCTGTCCGAAACCTCTGGTGCTGCGACACCCAGGGCTAGAGAGGCAGACGGTGAAGAGAGGTAGAGGAAACCCGAAGGGTCGCCAGGGAAGCCAGGCGATGGGCAAGGGGGCGCCCTCTCTCCCGCAGTCAAAATCCTCCCCATCCGTGCGGGCTCGGCCAGCCCTCCTCATCCCGCCCCAGGCCGGGCTCTGCACCCTTCCCCTCAGCAGACAAGGCAGGGCCTCGGGATCAGGCAGTAGGACTCCCTGTCGGGTTCCAGTGTCAGCTTCACCGCTGACTCCtgtctctgagcttcactttccccatctgaaaaatgggacttCCGATCCTCCACCCCCATTCCGCTCTGGCTTTGGGACTCTGGGATGTTTAGAGATGGGCTTTGGTAGGAGGCGGGGGGAACGATCCCGCAGGACTGTGACCACGAAAGCCAGGCAGTCCGGGTTCCCAGCTCGGGCCCATTCCCTAGTTTCGGGGAGCAATCTGCCCCATGACTCCCTCGAGAACTACATTTCCCGACATGCCAAGGGAGGCGGCACCTGCCAGTCTCGGACCACGCGTTGCTGGGCCAGCCTGGGAACTACGACTCCCGGCGTGCTTCGCGCCCTAAAGCCAGAAGGGCCCGGATCCGGAACCGGATGTGGCTTGGTGCTCTGGTGGCGGAGCGCCGAGGCAATGGTGAGGTTGGGGCTGAGTGCTTGGCTGTGGGCGTCTAGGGTGAGGTCTGGGGTCTGTTGGGGAGCTGGGGCTTGGGCACTCGGAACCGGGAGTGCTGTCTCCCGCCTGCTCACTGTACGCGTGAAAACGCAGAGGCCTGGCGCTCTCTGCCAGCCTGGAAACTGATCCCTGGTCAGCCCTCCCTAGCATCGGCTGGATGAATGGGGAAGCTTAGAGCGTAATCAGGCCGCGACGGCCCTCGTCCATTAGTGCCCCTAAATGGAGGGTCACTTCGTCAGCTGAGCCCTTCCTTTTCTTCAGGCCACGGGGACAGACCAGGTGGTGGGACTCGGCCTCGTCGCCATTAGCCTGATCATCTTCACCTACTACACGGCCTGGGTGATTCTCTTGGTATGTCTGTTTCTCCCGCCCTCTGCTCGCCTTCCCCATCCTTGGGTCTTGAAACCGACCCACAACACTATTTAAGCAGCTACcaagtgccaggtgctgtgctaggggCTATACCCGCCAGAGCTCATGAAATCTCCAGAACAGCACTACAAGGAAGATGCTAGTGGTGTAcgcattttgtagatgaggaagctgaggcgcATTCTGGGAGAAGGGTCTGGCCTAAGGTCACATACTTAACCGCTGGACTTAAAGCCCTGTGCCCTGTTTGCTTTGCCTTTTGGAGGGAGTTCTGGTTCTGGTTAGCCTTCCAGCTCGTGGGGATGGCAGGTACCAGTGGATTTTATGAGGGCCTTTAGGATGTTTTCTTCTTGCGGGAAAATTTATTGGTCGTTGCTTAAGAAGTGCAGTGTGTTTGGGAGGCAAAATCTTGCAGAACTTGCTATCCTTTGGAGAAAGATGTTAGTAAAGAAGACCTGCGAGCCCAGGTTGGGAGTCACTCAAGGATTCCTCATGTACTTTTTGCTAGACTGTGAGTGCCTGCTAGACTGTGAGTGCCTTAGGGCAGTTCTCTTGGCTTCTGTTCACTGCCAGGTTCCCAGCACCAACGTAGGGCAGGCACCAAGTGCCCAGTAAataacttaaataaatgaatgaaggaaacaaaacatGGCACCGCAGATGCCGTTGTCCTAAAGATGATAAGTCCCTTAgatggagggggtggggtgtTTGGGCTGGGGGCTGGACGAGGCCACTGTTGCTCACCAGAGCTCTGCCCTGGCTGCCAGCCATTCATCGACAGCCAGCATGTCATCCACAAGTATTTCCTGCCCCGGGCCTATGCTGTCACCATCCCACTGGCGGTGGGCCTCCTGTTGCTCCTGTTTGTGGGTAAGTCACCCCCTCACCGCAACCCCGACCCTGGGCAGGGTGTCTGGAGGGCCCCACCTCTGAAATTACTTCCACACTTTGATACTTTCTGGACATCTGTTTGAGACTCCTTGCCCCCAACTCTCCCCTGGGGTTTTCCTGTTCCTCCTTCAAGGCCATGGTCAGTAACTCTGGGCTTCCCGATGCCTCAGGCTTTTTGGACTCTAATGGTGTGTGTCCCTTTTTCCTGCTTGCCCCATCACTCTGCTCACACCTCAGTCACCTCTCACCCTCTTGTCGCCCTGCCTCCTAATTCCTGCACCTCTCTATCTCTTATGGCTTCACAGGGACGAGGACTATGTCTCTATTGTTACTATGTCCTCAGCACTCAGCACAGGAACGTAGTTTTGACGAGTCAGTCAACATTAGATGCCTGGATGATGGGGTagatgggtgggtaggtggatgtTGGGTGGGCAGGTGGTTGATTGGgtgatggatagatgggtgggtctTGTTGCCCTTGGAATCTGAAACACTAAATGCAACATTTTGCCTGAGGTAGGCACTCAGTTGGTGTTTGTTGAATCAATGTGAGTGGATGTGTGGCTTGAATGACTGGGGAGACAGCAGGTGCCTTCGAGGGTGGTTGGGTACGCGCATGGCCTTGCACGTGGGTTGCCttgtcctgccctgccctgccctgccctcccagcaTCCCTGAGCCCAGATCTTACCTGGCCATTCTGGTTTGTATATTCCAGGATTGTTCATCACCTACGTGATGTTGAAGAACCAGAGAGTGACCAAGAAGGCTCAGTGAAGGCCCAGCAGGGATGAGGCTGCCAGCCCCTTTTTGGCCTCCTCTCCAGGGCAGGGACCAACGGTGGGAGCCCACAGGACTGGTCCAGGCACTGTGGCCCGCTCCAGCTTGGCTGCCCTCCAGACATCCCTGTGGGACGGAGCTGTTTAGGACTCACCCCTGACTGACCAGagccctgctcctcccctgctcACCCTTCCAGAAGCCAGGAGGGAGGAGCACCAGGGAGACCTCTCATCCCCTCTGGCTTGGGCATGAAAGACACTGGTTCTCCTTACCTCACCGTCAGACTTCCCATCACTTTTTCCTCTGGGTTCTACcatcttgcctcagtttccctcctttCACATGCTGATATTGGACTTAGCAGGTTCTGAGGTGGCACATGGTCTCTCTGACCTCTCCCCACAAGTCCTGTTCCTCTACAAAGGCTGCTTCCTTGGCCTGACACAGCCCCAGACCCCACAAGGACTTCTGGACCTGGAAAGCCTAGGAGAAGGATTGGCCCCAGAGCTGCCACCACATCTCAGCACACAGGGCAGCCACGCTGGCCTCCTGACCAACCATTCCTCGTGGAAGCccgggccccagccccagggctggcCTGTGTAGGGAGCCTACCAATAAACACTGATTTCGTGTTTGTCTCTGTGCCATCCTTACCAGAggaggggggtgggaggtggcccCTGCATTGGTCTCAGGTCAGAAGACCCTGGTTTGTACACTGAGGGTGCCTTAGTGCCTCTTCTGCCCTGCCCCTGTGCTGGACAC is from Lemur catta isolate mLemCat1 chromosome 10, mLemCat1.pri, whole genome shotgun sequence and encodes:
- the DPM2 gene encoding dolichol phosphate-mannose biosynthesis regulatory protein isoform X2, giving the protein MYKGGGTCQSRTTRCWASLGTTTPGVLRALKPEGPGSGTGCGLVLWWRSAEAMATGTDQVVGLGLVAISLIIFTYYTAWVILLPFIDSQHVIHKYFLPRAYAVTIPLAVGLLLLLFVGLFITYVMLKNQRVTKKAQ
- the DPM2 gene encoding dolichol phosphate-mannose biosynthesis regulatory protein isoform X1 gives rise to the protein MGEAQPAPRAMGGQFQVLVLERRQRSGPASPCSQRKGPPRPWGFPRACPKPLVLRHPGLERQTVKRGRGNPKGRQGSQAMGKGAPSLPQSKSSPSVRARPALLIPPQAGLCTLPLSRQGRASGSGSRTPCRVPVSASPLTPVSELHFPHLKNGTSDPPPPFRSGFGTLGCLEMGFGRRRGERSRRTVTTKARQSGFPARAHSLVSGSNLPHDSLENYISRHAKGGGTCQSRTTRCWASLGTTTPGVLRALKPEGPGSGTGCGLVLWWRSAEAMATGTDQVVGLGLVAISLIIFTYYTAWVILLPFIDSQHVIHKYFLPRAYAVTIPLAVGLLLLLFVGLFITYVMLKNQRVTKKAQ